The Impatiens glandulifera chromosome 3, dImpGla2.1, whole genome shotgun sequence genome contains a region encoding:
- the LOC124931431 gene encoding extended synaptotagmin-1-like yields MGRTRRTAKGFDVSRAKDFLNYLSNDKPLFPWMIALILIVWSIERWFMCFTNFVPLSVAVWATYQYGNYQSQIQAKDLERRWKQVMSNASPVTPLEHCEWFNKLLNEIWPNFVNPKLSLKFSSIVEERLKHRKPPLIEKIELEEFSLGSCPPSFGLNGTCWSMFRDQRTMRTSFDWDTTDVSILLVAKLTNPLMRIAKIAVKNVHIKGELLLRPILDGKAVLYSFLYSPEVRIDLAFGTGETQSLPATEFPIVSSWLVKVLNDTIEKTMVEPRRRCLSLPSVDLRKSVVGGMVYVKVISASELSVRQPSLEGYHIEKDLSTFVEVKLEQLSRKTDLRSGTKPKWNASFNMVLHDEMGILKFHLYESNPGNARYNHLATCEIKMKYVADDSVIYWALGPDNGIVAQHAEFCGKEVEMIVPFEGMDSGKLTVRLILKEWHCSDGSLSLSHLPLSGSSSSFTSKTGRKISVTVVEGKDLIGMHKFGKCDPYVKLQYGKDIQETKVVRHTTSPVWDKQFEFEELTNGEYLKIKCYSDDTFIDKNLGGAQVSLEGLIDGCPRDVWVPLENVDSGDVRLKIEASKIDDNDGSNAWIELVLIEAKDLVAADRNGKSDPYVRVHYGSVKEKTKVMYKTLNPIWNQKFKFLDDGSHLALYVKDHNTVLPTSSIGECVVNYQQLDLNQPCEKWVALEGVKNGEIRIRITRKNFEVEKRLSFESETCTIKAHRNSCLMKQIMIKLDTLVDGDDLGEVSESLRELERLYVGQEEYMIQLETEKKLLLDKISELDHEILNSSPP; encoded by the exons ATGGGTAGAACTAGAAGAACGGCGAAGGGTTTTGATGTTAGTAGGGCTAAAGACTTCTTGAATTACTTGTCGAATGATAAACCTTTATTTCCATGGATGATTGCTTTGATTCTGATTGTTTGGTCGATTGAGAGATGGTTCATGTGCTTTACTAACTTCGTTCCTCTTTCAGTTGCTGTCTGGGCAACTTATCAG TATGGAAACTATCAATCTCAGATTCAAGCTAAGGATTTGGAAAGAAGATGGAAGCAAGTCATGTCGAATGCATCA CCTGTTACCCCATTAGAGCATTGTGAATGGTTCAACAAATTACTTAATGAAATTTGGCCCAACTTCGTGAATCCAAAGCTTTCACTGAAATTTTCATCCATTGTTGAG GAACGATTGAAGCATCGAAAGCCTCCTTTAATA GAGAAGATTGAACTGGAAGAATTCTCACTAGGTTCTTGTCCACCAAGTTTTGGCCTTAATGGTACTTGTTGGTCAATGTTTAGAGACCAG AGAACTATGCGGACGAGCTTTGACTGGGACACAACCGACGTGAGTATTCTTTTGGTGGCCAAGTTGACTAATCCTTTGATGAGGATTGCAAAGATAGCAGTAAAAAATGTTCATATTAAAGGAGAG CTTCTTTTGAGGCCAATTCTAGATGGAAAAGCTGTTCTATACTCTTTCTTATACTCTCCCGAGGTTAGAATAGATTTGGCATTTGGAACTGGCGAAACCCAATCATTACCAGCCACCGAATTCCCAATTGTTTCTTCTTGGCTG GTTAAGGTTTTAAATGATACAATAGAAAAGACAATGGTTGAACCTCGTCGAAGATGTCTGTCTTTGCCTTCTGTAGACTTGAGGAAAAGTGTAGTGGGGGGAATGGTTTATGTTAAAGTAATTTCTGCTAGTGAACTTTCTGTAAGACAACCTAGTTTAGAAGGTTACCATATTGAGAAAGATCTATCTACATTTGTGGAGGTCAAACTCGAGCAGCTTTCTAGGAAGACTGATTTGAGATCAGGAACAAAACCAAAATGGAATGCATCGTTCAATATGGTTTTACATGATGAAATGGGGATTCTGAAATTCCATCTTTATGAATCTAATCCGGGAAATGCTAGGTACAACCACCTTGCAACCTGTGAAATTaag ATGAAATATGTTGCCGATGATTCAGTAATATATTGGGCATTAGGACCGGACAATGGCATTGTTGCTCAGCATGCTGAATTTTGTGGAAAAGAAGTTGAAATGATTGTTCCCTTTGAGGGAATGGATTCTGGAAAG TTAACTGTAAGACTTATCTTAAAGGAATGGCACTGTTCCGATGGTTCACTTAGCTTGAGCCATTTACCATTATCTGGATCCTCCTCAAGTTTCACTTCCAAAACTGGGAGAAAGATTTCAGTTACAGTTGTTGAAGGGAAGGATCTTATCGGGATGCACAAGTTTGGAAAATGTGATCCTTACGTTAAACTTCAGTATGGAAAG GACATTCAGGAAACCAAAGTTGTTAGGCACACAACAAGTCCTGTATGGGATAAGCAGTTTGAGTTCGAGGAATTAACAAATGGCgagtatttgaaaataaagtgtTATAGTGATGATACTTTTATAGACAAGAACCTCGGTGGTGCACAAGTCAGCTTAGAAGGACTAATCGATGGCTGCCCAAGAGATGTTTGGGTCCCACTTGAGAATGTTGATTCAGGAGATGTACGGCTTAAGATAGAGGCCTCAAAAATTGATGATAACGACGGTTCGAATGCTTGGATTGAACTTGTTCTCATAGAAGCGAAAGATCTGGTGGCTGCGGATCGTAATGGAAAGAGTGATCCGTATGTTAGGGTTCATTATGGATCAGTTAAGGAGAAAACTAAGGTAATGTATAAGACTTTGAATCCGATATGGAAtcaaaagtttaaatttttggATGATGGCAGTCATTTGGCTTTGTATGTGAAAGATCACAACACGGTTTTACCTACATCGAGCATTGGCGAATGCGTCGTGAATTATCAGCAATTGGATCTTAACCAACCTTGCGAGAAATGGGTAGCTCTTGAAGGGGTGAAAAATGGAGAGATTCGTATTCGAATCACGAGAAAGAATTTCGAAGTTGAAAAGAGATTATCTTTTGAATCGGAAACATGTACGATTAAAGCGCACCGAAACTCTTGCCTg ATGAAACAAATTATGATAAAACTCGATACATTGGTGGATGGTGATGATCTAGGTGAGGTGTCGGAATCTCTGAGAGAGCTGGAGAGGCTTTACGTTGGGCAAGAAGAGTACATGATCCAGCTTGAGACGGAGAAGAAGCTCTTGCTCGACAAGATTAGTGAACTCGACCATGAAATCTTGAATTCGTCTCCTCCTTAA